The following proteins are co-located in the Candidatus Competibacteraceae bacterium genome:
- a CDS encoding AAA family ATPase, whose product MALIEGFRVQNYRALRDVTLGKLSGQPKIDSLTPFTVVIGKNGTGKSTLFDAFGFVADCLTLDIETACDQKQRGGFERLRSMGSKEAIRFEIHYREATNERPITYELAIALDDFGRPFVESEVLKQRRKGQKYGRPYPFLRLHHGRGMVWAGEDAVEDDARTENEEDRAQETVELTDPRQLGIATLGTLREHPRIKRFRDFLKGWYLSYFHPDAARSLPSAGPQKHLNVHGDNIGNVVQFMEREHKARFKTILERIAAKIPGVTSIDTHVTEDKRVLLRFNDGAFKDPFFAQQMSDGTLKIFAYLLLLEDPDPPPFICIEEPENGLYHKLLETLAEEFRSHATGKKNASQIFVTTHQPYFVDALTPKEVWTLEKEKDGYSTVHRASDLEIVKNLVAEGLPLGGLWYSDYLDVR is encoded by the coding sequence GTGGCACTGATCGAGGGGTTTCGCGTACAAAATTACCGCGCGCTACGAGACGTAACGCTCGGTAAACTCTCCGGTCAACCAAAAATTGATTCGCTAACCCCCTTCACAGTGGTGATTGGAAAAAACGGCACAGGTAAAAGCACGCTTTTCGATGCCTTCGGTTTTGTCGCTGATTGTTTGACGCTGGATATAGAAACCGCTTGTGATCAAAAACAGCGTGGTGGTTTCGAGCGTCTACGTTCGATGGGATCAAAAGAAGCCATCCGCTTCGAAATCCATTACCGCGAAGCGACTAACGAACGACCTATTACCTATGAACTAGCAATTGCGTTGGATGACTTTGGAAGACCATTTGTCGAGTCCGAGGTCTTGAAACAACGCCGCAAAGGGCAAAAGTACGGTCGACCTTATCCTTTTTTGCGCCTCCACCACGGCAGGGGTATGGTGTGGGCTGGTGAGGATGCGGTAGAAGATGATGCAAGAACCGAGAACGAGGAGGACCGTGCCCAGGAAACAGTTGAATTGACTGATCCACGCCAACTCGGCATCGCCACACTCGGGACGCTCAGAGAACATCCTCGCATCAAGCGCTTCCGCGATTTTCTAAAAGGCTGGTACCTATCTTATTTCCACCCGGACGCTGCACGTAGTCTTCCTAGTGCGGGTCCGCAAAAACACTTAAACGTGCACGGAGACAATATCGGCAACGTCGTGCAATTTATGGAGCGGGAACACAAAGCGCGATTCAAAACTATTCTGGAACGCATTGCAGCCAAAATCCCAGGAGTTACCAGTATCGACACTCATGTAACTGAGGATAAGCGAGTGCTGCTTCGTTTCAATGATGGCGCTTTCAAAGACCCTTTTTTTGCCCAACAAATGTCTGATGGCACATTGAAAATTTTCGCTTACTTGTTGCTGCTGGAAGACCCAGATCCTCCACCATTCATTTGCATTGAAGAACCAGAAAATGGTCTGTATCACAAGTTACTGGAAACATTAGCTGAAGAGTTCCGCTCCCACGCAACCGGAAAAAAAAATGCGTCACAGATTTTCGTGACTACACATCAGCCGTATTTTGTCGACGCTCTAACACCAAAAGAGGTTTGGACCCTGGAGAAGGAAAAAGATGGTTACTCTACCGTTCATCGTGCCTCCGACCTAGAAATCGTGAAAAATCTGGTTGCTGAGGGATTACCACTGGGGGGATTGTGGTACAGCGATTATCTCGATGTGAGGTGA
- a CDS encoding DUF4276 family protein translates to MHIEILVEDQSGKKLLETLLPQLLGSQGEPHTWRLFAYKGIGRIPQGLSTKGDSSKRILLDQLPKLLRGYGKTPGIDAVVVILDVDKRNCIEFLHELQVVTESCHPHAPKTLFRLAIEEMEAWYLGNQQALMEAYPRAKRKVLDSYIQDSACGTWELLADAIYPGGSAAIKKAGWPLPGQVKYGWAEKIGPLMDPEQNTSPSFCKLRDGLRRLVASAS, encoded by the coding sequence ATGCACATCGAGATTCTGGTCGAAGATCAATCGGGGAAAAAATTGTTGGAAACGCTGCTGCCACAACTACTGGGATCACAGGGCGAACCTCATACTTGGCGCCTATTCGCCTACAAAGGCATTGGCCGCATCCCTCAAGGATTATCTACGAAAGGCGACTCTTCCAAACGGATTCTGCTCGATCAATTGCCGAAACTGTTGCGTGGCTATGGGAAAACACCTGGAATTGATGCGGTTGTGGTGATATTGGATGTAGACAAACGCAATTGCATTGAATTTTTGCACGAGCTGCAAGTCGTGACTGAATCTTGTCACCCTCATGCACCAAAAACCTTGTTCCGACTAGCCATTGAAGAGATGGAAGCTTGGTATCTTGGCAATCAACAAGCCTTGATGGAGGCTTATCCACGCGCCAAGCGGAAAGTGCTGGACAGCTATATACAAGATAGCGCCTGTGGGACTTGGGAGCTACTCGCGGACGCAATATATCCAGGAGGCTCGGCAGCCATCAAAAAAGCCGGATGGCCATTGCCGGGACAGGTGAAGTACGGATGGGCTGAAAAAATCGGGCCGCTAATGGACCCGGAGCAAAATACATCACCCAGTTTTTGCAAACTGCGCGATGGCTTACGTCGACTGGTCGCGAGCGCAAGCTAA